The following coding sequences lie in one Haladaptatus sp. DJG-WS-42 genomic window:
- a CDS encoding ABC transporter permease — protein MLEPLYRRFPSIMMARRNLTRNKVRSALAMLGIVIGVLAIASLGIFGNTLQVSVTDSLGDIGSEIIVSPAFDEGVSALTDRDVQNIERAAPGATVTPIAQGQGVVEFSNERQVVQIFGVSRPGDLYEAESGTLPPTLRSGALIGTNLAENLGVRVGNSIMVDGKSYRVSAILAASQAFSPTSASNAVVLPIGEFPAREYDQIVVDAGSGLEANATADAIRELNDRDTRYEVFELADISDQITQAFDAIGSFLIAIGAISLVVAGVSILNVMLMSTIERRTEIGVLRAVGVQKVEILGIILVEALLLGILGGVVGILLSIVAGMAVSQFILGDPWGVFTMANFVFIAQAYGFALGASLLSGLYPAWRAANLNPVDALRG, from the coding sequence ATGCTTGAGCCGCTCTACCGGCGTTTCCCGTCGATAATGATGGCGCGGCGCAACCTGACGCGCAACAAGGTGCGTTCTGCGCTTGCCATGCTCGGCATCGTCATTGGCGTCCTCGCGATTGCCTCACTCGGCATCTTCGGCAACACACTGCAGGTGAGCGTCACCGATTCGCTCGGCGACATCGGGAGCGAAATCATCGTCTCACCCGCGTTTGACGAAGGCGTGAGCGCACTCACCGACCGCGACGTCCAGAACATCGAACGGGCCGCTCCCGGTGCGACCGTCACACCGATTGCACAGGGACAGGGGGTGGTTGAGTTCAGCAACGAACGACAGGTGGTTCAAATCTTTGGCGTGTCGCGGCCGGGCGACCTCTATGAAGCAGAATCCGGCACGCTCCCGCCAACGCTGCGAAGCGGCGCGCTCATCGGCACGAATCTCGCGGAAAATCTCGGCGTGCGCGTTGGCAACAGCATCATGGTTGATGGGAAGAGCTACCGCGTGAGTGCGATTCTCGCGGCAAGCCAAGCGTTCTCACCAACCTCTGCGAGCAACGCCGTTGTCCTCCCAATCGGTGAGTTTCCCGCCCGTGAGTACGACCAAATCGTCGTCGATGCGGGGTCGGGCCTCGAAGCCAACGCCACCGCAGACGCCATCCGCGAGTTGAACGACCGCGACACCCGCTATGAGGTGTTCGAACTCGCGGACATCTCAGACCAGATCACCCAAGCGTTCGACGCCATCGGGTCGTTCCTGATTGCGATTGGCGCCATTTCGCTCGTCGTCGCAGGCGTGAGCATCCTGAACGTGATGCTCATGAGTACCATCGAGCGCCGCACCGAAATCGGCGTGCTACGCGCGGTTGGGGTACAAAAGGTCGAGATTCTCGGCATCATCCTCGTCGAGGCGCTGTTGCTCGGGATTCTCGGCGGAGTTGTCGGCATCCTGTTGTCGATTGTCGCAGGGATGGCGGTGAGCCAGTTCATCCTCGGCGACCCGTGGGGGGTGTTCACGATGGCGAACTTCGTGTTCATCGCCCAAGCCTACGGCTTCGCGCTCGGGGCGAGTTTACTGTCGGGCCTCTACCCGGCGTGGCGCGCGGCGAATCTGAATCCCGTGGACGCACTCCGCGGGTGA
- a CDS encoding metal ABC transporter ATP-binding protein has product MSGETPVIDLTDVSFGYTTTPVVEDISLRIDSGEYVAVVGPNGSGKSTLMKLMLGLLQPDAGSARLFGQPSHAFDDGARIGYVAQHASASKEMPITVREVVKMGRFPHVGVGRLSQEDWDIVDRALDTVGMTAFANRRVTQLSGGQRQRAFIARALAGEADLLVLDEPTVGVDAESVEAFYDLLSALNEQGITILLIEHDLGAVTEHAARVVCLNRGIYFDGPTDEFIESNALGRAFGTATAIGGVQ; this is encoded by the coding sequence ATGAGCGGGGAAACTCCGGTCATCGACCTCACGGACGTGTCGTTTGGCTACACCACAACGCCCGTGGTCGAAGACATCTCACTCCGGATTGATTCGGGCGAGTACGTTGCTGTGGTCGGCCCGAACGGCTCCGGCAAATCGACGCTGATGAAGCTCATGCTCGGATTGCTCCAACCCGACGCGGGCAGTGCGCGACTGTTCGGCCAGCCGTCTCACGCCTTTGACGACGGCGCACGAATTGGCTATGTCGCCCAGCACGCGAGTGCCTCAAAGGAGATGCCAATCACGGTGCGCGAGGTCGTGAAGATGGGCCGTTTCCCGCACGTCGGCGTTGGCCGACTTTCACAGGAAGATTGGGACATCGTCGACCGGGCGCTCGACACCGTCGGGATGACCGCGTTCGCAAACCGGCGCGTGACGCAGTTGTCGGGCGGGCAGCGCCAGCGGGCGTTCATCGCACGAGCGCTCGCCGGGGAAGCCGACCTGCTCGTCTTAGACGAGCCAACCGTCGGGGTTGACGCGGAGTCGGTCGAAGCGTTTTACGACCTTCTCTCTGCGCTAAACGAACAAGGCATCACCATCCTGCTTATCGAACACGACCTCGGCGCGGTGACCGAGCACGCCGCTCGCGTGGTCTGTCTCAACCGGGGCATCTACTTCGACGGCCCGACCGACGAATTCATAGAGAGCAACGCGCTCGGGCGGGCGTTTGGCACCGCCACTGCAATTGGAGGGGTTCAATGA
- a CDS encoding thioesterase family protein produces MAEYYDVFENRVRFAETDMQGIVFYGNYVTFQDETFNAFLRKFDYGYDTFEARGWDVHVVHVDLDYHASAEFDDVLVNAMRAETIGTKSLTFAYRARRKADDALLASGHVTYVAVDTETGEPCRVPDDFREALLKFQETPPEMK; encoded by the coding sequence ATGGCTGAGTACTACGACGTGTTCGAAAACCGGGTACGGTTTGCAGAAACGGACATGCAGGGGATTGTGTTCTATGGCAATTACGTCACCTTCCAAGACGAGACGTTCAACGCCTTCTTGCGCAAATTTGACTACGGCTACGACACCTTCGAAGCTCGCGGCTGGGACGTCCACGTCGTCCACGTCGATTTGGATTACCACGCCTCAGCGGAGTTCGATGACGTGCTCGTGAACGCGATGCGCGCAGAGACGATTGGAACGAAAAGCCTCACCTTCGCCTATCGAGCGCGCAGAAAGGCAGACGACGCACTGCTCGCTTCGGGGCACGTCACCTATGTTGCGGTAGACACAGAGACTGGCGAACCGTGTCGCGTTCCCGACGATTTCCGGGAGGCACTGTTGAAGTTCCAAGAGACACCACCGGAGATGAAGTAG
- a CDS encoding GMP synthase subunit A — MTRIVVINNHGQFTHLEHRALRDLGIDTDLIDNDTPPEEIDADGIVLSGGPSMDDIGRCEEYLELDIPVLGICLGMQILAEKLGGRVGSGEYGGYADVTVEVLDEDDPLIGSLAPETRVWASHADEVKELPEGFTHTGTSDVCGIEAMSNTERDLYGVQWHPEVAHTDEGEAVFENFRAICE; from the coding sequence ATGACCCGCATCGTCGTGATTAACAATCACGGGCAGTTCACCCACTTAGAACACCGGGCGCTTCGTGACCTCGGCATCGACACCGACCTCATCGACAACGACACGCCACCAGAGGAGATTGACGCAGACGGCATCGTCCTCTCTGGCGGCCCGAGCATGGACGACATCGGCCGCTGTGAGGAGTATTTGGAACTGGACATTCCAGTCCTCGGCATCTGTCTCGGGATGCAGATTCTCGCTGAGAAACTCGGCGGACGCGTCGGCAGCGGCGAGTACGGCGGCTACGCCGACGTGACGGTCGAAGTGCTCGATGAAGACGACCCGCTCATCGGCTCACTCGCCCCCGAGACGCGCGTTTGGGCGAGCCACGCAGACGAGGTTAAAGAACTCCCAGAGGGCTTCACTCACACCGGCACGAGTGACGTCTGTGGCATCGAGGCGATGAGCAACACCGAACGCGACCTCTACGGCGTCCAGTGGCACCCGGAAGTCGCCCACACCGACGAGGGCGAAGCCGTGTTTGAGAACTTCCGCGCCATCTGCGAGTAA
- a CDS encoding (R)-citramalate synthase, translating into MTVLFGSPPESHPTSDPVSVQFVDTTLRDGEQAPGVSLTPDQKAQIARELDRARVSVIEAGSACTGAGERETISRVASLGLDAKVTSFARGVQGDIDLALDCGVDGVHLVVPSSDRHIETKVGTTRDGVVEKTTSLVEYARDHGLWVEVLGEDGSRADLDYLERLLGAALDAGADRVCYCDTVGHATPEHTYEAVSRLAALGPTSTHTHDDLGLAVSNALASVRAGADLIHATVNGIGERAGNVALEEVAIALDHGYGIETVDTTRLFKLAQTVATATGIPLAPNKAVVGENAFSHESGIHTDGTLKDDAMYEPYPPEKVGRERRLVLGKHAGRAGVKAALDEHGVSVSPEELGTVVSRVKELGDRGKRVTDADLLTIAEEVQQRERDRRVELLGLTAASGGGTPTASVRLLVDGEERVASGTGSGPVDAAVSAVRSALGPAADAQLDSYHVDAITGGTDAVVTVEVEMSRDGRHVTVASSEADITRASVNAMVDALDRLLAAESTHVIADD; encoded by the coding sequence GTGACCGTTTTATTCGGGTCTCCTCCCGAATCACATCCCACCTCTGACCCGGTTTCTGTACAGTTCGTAGATACAACGCTCCGCGACGGTGAGCAAGCGCCAGGCGTCTCGCTCACCCCAGACCAGAAGGCCCAGATTGCCCGTGAACTCGACCGGGCACGGGTCTCGGTCATCGAAGCAGGCAGCGCCTGCACCGGCGCGGGCGAACGCGAGACCATCTCGCGCGTGGCCTCGCTCGGACTCGACGCGAAGGTCACGAGTTTCGCCCGCGGCGTCCAAGGCGACATCGACCTCGCGCTCGACTGCGGCGTCGATGGCGTCCACCTCGTCGTGCCGTCGAGCGACCGTCACATCGAAACAAAAGTCGGGACGACCCGCGACGGTGTGGTCGAAAAGACCACCTCGCTCGTGGAGTACGCCCGCGACCACGGCCTTTGGGTCGAAGTCCTCGGCGAAGACGGCTCGCGCGCCGACCTCGATTACCTCGAACGACTGCTTGGCGCGGCGCTCGACGCAGGCGCAGACCGCGTCTGCTACTGCGATACGGTCGGGCACGCGACGCCCGAACACACCTACGAGGCCGTCTCGCGGCTTGCCGCGCTGGGGCCAACGAGCACCCACACCCACGACGACTTGGGCCTCGCCGTCTCGAACGCCCTCGCAAGCGTGCGCGCCGGCGCAGACCTCATCCACGCCACCGTAAACGGTATCGGTGAGCGCGCGGGCAACGTCGCGCTCGAAGAAGTCGCAATCGCGCTCGACCACGGCTACGGCATCGAGACGGTCGATACGACGCGCCTGTTCAAACTCGCCCAGACCGTGGCTACGGCGACGGGCATCCCGCTCGCGCCGAACAAGGCCGTCGTCGGCGAGAACGCCTTCAGCCACGAGAGCGGCATCCACACCGACGGCACGCTCAAAGACGACGCGATGTACGAGCCCTACCCGCCAGAAAAGGTGGGTCGGGAGCGGCGTCTCGTCCTCGGCAAGCACGCCGGGCGCGCGGGCGTCAAAGCCGCACTCGACGAACACGGCGTTTCGGTCTCCCCCGAGGAACTGGGGACGGTCGTCTCTCGGGTGAAAGAACTCGGCGACCGCGGCAAGCGCGTCACCGACGCAGACCTGCTCACGATTGCAGAGGAAGTCCAGCAGCGCGAACGCGACCGCCGCGTCGAGTTGCTCGGTCTCACTGCCGCCTCGGGTGGTGGCACGCCCACCGCGAGCGTCCGTCTGCTCGTCGATGGCGAAGAACGCGTCGCCTCGGGCACGGGCAGCGGCCCAGTCGATGCCGCCGTCTCTGCGGTGCGCTCGGCGCTCGGCCCGGCCGCAGACGCCCAACTCGACAGCTATCACGTCGATGCGATTACGGGCGGCACCGACGCCGTCGTGACCGTCGAAGTCGAGATGTCCCGCGATGGCCGCCACGTCACGGTCGCCTCCAGTGAAGCGGACATCACGCGCGCGAGCGTGAACGCGATGGTCGATGCGTTAGACCGCCTGCTTGCGGCCGAATCGACACACGTTATCGCGGACGACTAA
- a CDS encoding DUF192 domain-containing protein — translation MRLVHDTGSGQQLLATQVDTADSLLQQGRGLMFRRSIPDDYALAFRFGKAKRRDIHMVCVFFPIDVIWARDGEVVAVKTLRPWLGYGAASADLILELPAGNAAGVEVGDRIALVE, via the coding sequence GTGCGTCTCGTTCACGACACTGGTTCCGGGCAGCAACTCCTCGCAACGCAGGTAGACACGGCCGACAGCCTCCTCCAGCAAGGCCGTGGCCTCATGTTCCGGCGCTCGATTCCCGACGACTACGCGCTCGCCTTTCGCTTCGGAAAGGCGAAACGCCGCGACATCCACATGGTCTGCGTGTTCTTCCCCATCGACGTGATTTGGGCGCGAGACGGCGAGGTGGTGGCGGTGAAAACCCTCCGCCCGTGGCTCGGATACGGCGCGGCGTCCGCAGATTTGATACTCGAACTGCCCGCTGGGAATGCAGCGGGTGTCGAAGTCGGTGACCGTATCGCCCTCGTCGAGTGA
- a CDS encoding YIP1 family protein: protein MILDLITNPDAFFREEAESPRLLGAAGIILGAGVLSAITSYLLLSRIVSAFPAEGGQAVAILAYAFGIGGALVAQFVIWFVFAILFHVISIVFDGEGKFTKTLALTGWGFLPSIFGGLLGIGAMYFALQGIPAPTSPEAIQAYSVAVTQSSTLRLASAVGIVFTLWSAFLWAFAVKHARNLSFRQGLYTVAIPVGINIALAVFGQVFTP from the coding sequence ATGATTCTCGACCTTATTACGAACCCGGATGCGTTCTTCCGGGAGGAGGCCGAGTCACCGCGGTTGTTGGGGGCCGCTGGAATCATATTAGGTGCGGGGGTTTTGAGTGCTATCACGTCGTACCTCTTGCTCTCTCGCATCGTTTCCGCATTCCCCGCCGAAGGTGGCCAGGCAGTAGCGATTCTCGCATACGCGTTCGGGATTGGCGGCGCGCTTGTCGCGCAGTTCGTCATCTGGTTCGTGTTCGCCATCCTGTTTCACGTCATCTCCATCGTGTTCGATGGAGAGGGAAAGTTCACGAAAACGCTCGCACTGACTGGCTGGGGTTTTCTCCCCTCCATCTTCGGTGGGTTGCTCGGCATCGGTGCGATGTACTTCGCGCTGCAAGGGATTCCCGCACCAACGTCGCCGGAGGCCATTCAGGCGTATTCGGTCGCCGTGACTCAGAGTTCGACGCTCCGACTCGCGTCGGCCGTCGGCATCGTGTTCACGCTCTGGAGTGCGTTCCTCTGGGCGTTTGCCGTGAAACACGCACGAAACCTCAGCTTTAGACAGGGGCTGTACACCGTTGCGATTCCCGTCGGCATCAACATCGCCCTCGCGGTGTTCGGACAGGTGTTCACGCCATGA
- a CDS encoding ABC transporter ATP-binding protein: protein MALVELRDVVKRYELGGETLTVLKGVDFAIESGEFVAVMGPSGSGKSTMLNMIGLLDEPSEGTVLLRGEDVTTLSDRERTNARQGAIGFIFQDFYLIPSLTATENVELPTLFGGAGNKKGREKAIELLTSFGLGDRLDHLPKELSGGQQQRVAIARSLVNEPQVLLADEPTGNLDQKTGKEILDRLREICDEGVGIIAVTHDPNVAAYADRRVNIVDGVIDGDDALAEEEHDA from the coding sequence ATGGCACTCGTTGAACTGCGCGACGTGGTCAAGCGCTACGAGCTCGGCGGCGAGACGCTCACCGTCCTCAAGGGCGTGGATTTCGCCATCGAATCCGGCGAGTTCGTCGCGGTGATGGGGCCAAGTGGCTCCGGGAAATCGACCATGCTCAACATGATTGGCCTGCTCGACGAGCCAAGCGAAGGCACGGTGTTGCTTCGCGGCGAAGACGTGACCACGCTCTCAGACCGCGAGCGCACCAACGCTCGACAGGGAGCAATTGGCTTCATCTTCCAAGACTTCTACCTCATCCCGTCGCTCACCGCGACCGAGAACGTCGAACTCCCGACGCTGTTCGGCGGCGCGGGAAACAAAAAGGGCCGCGAGAAAGCCATTGAACTGCTCACCAGCTTCGGCCTTGGCGACCGATTAGACCACCTCCCCAAAGAACTCTCCGGGGGGCAACAACAGCGCGTCGCCATCGCGCGGTCGCTCGTGAACGAACCCCAAGTCCTGCTCGCAGACGAGCCAACGGGGAACTTAGACCAGAAAACCGGAAAGGAGATTTTAGACCGCCTGCGGGAAATCTGCGACGAAGGCGTTGGCATCATCGCGGTCACCCACGACCCGAACGTGGCAGCCTACGCAGACCGCCGGGTCAACATCGTAGACGGCGTCATCGACGGCGACGACGCGCTGGCCGAGGAGGAACACGATGCTTGA
- a CDS encoding metal ABC transporter permease: MIPLDVLLQASPLDPVLSPLYVLLDLWYWLLTQLYHMTGLELISPDYKFMHRAILVGLCIGVMAPLIGTFLVHRQLALIGDALAHTAFAGVAIGLFLNAVLNLGVSPYLTAVVVAILAALLIELISEATDAYNDVSMAIVLSTGFALGSVLISINAGGLAVGVNQFLFGNLSTVSAENAAILLVLFAIIVGTVALFRNQLLYVTFDETAAAVSGLSVSWFNRVMVMLTAMVVVGAMQIMGVILVAAMLVVPVAGATQVSRSFSESLVVSVVLAQLAVLLGIGVSYYGGATAGGVIVLVAVALYIGAVAIGKLQTRFTEDTVPELGSITTTKKKTVESDSD; encoded by the coding sequence ATGATACCGCTCGACGTGCTTTTGCAGGCAAGTCCGCTCGACCCCGTCTTGTCGCCGCTCTACGTGCTGCTCGACCTCTGGTACTGGCTGCTCACCCAGCTGTACCACATGACCGGCCTCGAACTCATCAGCCCCGACTACAAATTCATGCACCGGGCCATCCTCGTTGGCCTCTGTATTGGCGTGATGGCCCCGCTCATCGGGACGTTCCTCGTCCACCGCCAACTCGCGTTGATTGGGGACGCGCTCGCCCACACCGCCTTTGCGGGCGTTGCGATTGGGCTGTTCTTGAACGCCGTGCTCAATCTCGGCGTCTCGCCGTACCTCACGGCGGTCGTCGTCGCCATCCTCGCCGCGTTGCTCATCGAACTCATCTCTGAGGCGACCGACGCCTACAACGACGTATCGATGGCAATCGTCCTCTCGACCGGGTTCGCGCTCGGGTCGGTGCTCATCAGCATCAACGCGGGCGGCCTCGCGGTCGGCGTCAATCAGTTCCTCTTCGGGAACCTCTCGACCGTTTCCGCTGAGAACGCCGCCATCTTGCTCGTGTTGTTCGCCATCATCGTCGGCACGGTTGCGCTGTTTCGCAACCAACTGCTGTACGTCACCTTCGACGAGACGGCCGCGGCCGTCTCCGGCCTGTCAGTTTCGTGGTTCAACCGCGTGATGGTTATGCTCACCGCGATGGTCGTCGTCGGCGCGATGCAGATTATGGGCGTCATTCTCGTCGCCGCGATGCTCGTCGTCCCGGTTGCCGGGGCAACGCAGGTGTCACGGAGCTTCTCCGAGTCGTTGGTCGTCTCGGTCGTGCTCGCACAACTCGCCGTCTTGCTCGGCATCGGGGTTTCCTACTACGGCGGGGCGACCGCTGGTGGCGTCATCGTGCTCGTCGCCGTTGCGCTCTACATCGGTGCCGTCGCGATTGGCAAACTCCAGACGCGGTTTACGGAAGACACCGTGCCGGAACTTGGCAGTATCACCACCACGAAAAAGAAAACCGTCGAATCGGATTCGGACTGA
- a CDS encoding CARDB domain-containing protein: MKAPLVAALIVFSLLTPMTVFAQEDAFISVTGTTITPESPAVGDLVTVTATIRNSAGSQQAFEVRSIELVARTGNTEYDEVQNVGTISPGESLSVPLTTTFDEAGVKRLELEVRGRSVNGSSDTVRYPVTIDVRSQEAAGTVPRVQILSETLVSNTESVVTVRVSNGGEATLRDLDLSVSGDDITVEDDARVLPRLEPGTLTTFNFTVESQDPGRTAIDARLDYATANNRRSVTTTRDVTIESLNENVVVEASVVTLPETDTTVTPPISVEVLNLGNAAIDSVVVTATVDGVPVARTLISEIDADSTGVARLNLSGVTDPADLVITASYDMGTIEGTSQTSLRYTPRVGVVSLTGINTEFEDGKLHITGSASNIGQGTAESVVVRVVPADGVTPAQPFKEYFVGTVPQSDFVVFDLYAEVNDNATAVPVSVTYRAGGEERTETVQVRIEESQPASAPQDDGGFSLPLIIGGLVVVLLVVGVIGYAWRNSRNGTR, encoded by the coding sequence ATGAAAGCGCCCCTCGTCGCGGCACTCATCGTGTTCTCGTTGCTCACACCGATGACCGTCTTCGCGCAAGAAGACGCGTTCATTTCGGTCACGGGCACGACCATCACGCCGGAATCGCCTGCCGTTGGCGACCTCGTGACGGTAACGGCGACCATCCGCAACTCTGCGGGCAGTCAGCAAGCGTTCGAAGTGCGGTCGATCGAGTTGGTCGCTCGCACCGGAAATACGGAGTACGACGAAGTCCAGAATGTCGGCACGATTTCTCCCGGTGAAAGTCTGAGCGTCCCGCTGACGACGACGTTCGACGAAGCGGGCGTCAAACGCCTCGAACTCGAAGTGCGCGGCCGGAGTGTGAACGGGTCGAGCGATACGGTTCGCTACCCCGTGACCATCGACGTGCGCTCACAGGAGGCCGCGGGGACAGTCCCGCGCGTCCAGATTCTCTCTGAAACCCTCGTCTCGAACACCGAAAGCGTCGTGACGGTTCGCGTCTCGAACGGCGGGGAAGCCACACTGCGTGACCTCGACCTCTCGGTTTCGGGTGACGACATCACCGTCGAAGACGACGCGCGAGTGCTGCCGCGGCTCGAGCCCGGCACGCTCACAACGTTCAACTTCACCGTTGAAAGCCAAGACCCGGGTCGCACAGCCATCGACGCGCGACTCGACTACGCGACGGCGAACAACCGGCGCTCTGTCACGACGACCCGCGACGTGACAATCGAGTCGCTCAATGAGAACGTCGTGGTCGAAGCGAGCGTCGTGACCCTCCCAGAGACGGACACCACCGTCACGCCGCCGATCTCCGTTGAAGTGCTCAACCTCGGTAACGCCGCCATCGACAGCGTCGTCGTCACGGCCACGGTCGACGGCGTGCCAGTCGCACGCACACTCATCTCGGAGATTGACGCAGACAGCACCGGCGTTGCCCGCCTCAACCTCTCTGGGGTGACCGACCCGGCCGACCTCGTCATCACGGCCAGCTACGACATGGGAACCATCGAAGGAACGAGTCAAACATCGCTCCGTTACACGCCACGCGTTGGCGTGGTGTCGCTCACCGGCATCAACACCGAGTTCGAAGACGGGAAACTCCACATCACCGGGAGTGCGAGTAACATCGGCCAAGGCACCGCAGAGAGCGTCGTCGTCCGGGTCGTCCCCGCAGACGGCGTGACGCCCGCCCAACCGTTCAAAGAGTACTTCGTTGGCACGGTTCCACAGAGTGACTTCGTTGTGTTCGACCTCTACGCCGAGGTCAACGACAACGCGACCGCCGTCCCCGTGAGCGTCACCTACCGTGCGGGCGGCGAAGAGCGCACAGAGACGGTGCAGGTTCGCATCGAAGAGTCCCAGCCCGCGTCCGCTCCACAAGACGACGGCGGCTTCAGCCTCCCGCTCATCATCGGCGGGCTGGTCGTCGTCTTGCTCGTGGTCGGCGTCATCGGCTACGCTTGGCGCAACTCACGCAATGGCACTCGTTGA